In the Caballeronia sp. LZ062 genome, one interval contains:
- a CDS encoding Re/Si-specific NAD(P)(+) transhydrogenase subunit alpha: protein MHIGVPAETRANEARVAATPETVKKLVAQGHRLSVQSGAGVRASYIDDAFAQAGADIVDAATALSAEIVLKVQSPSAEELATMKAGAVLIGMLDPFNTENTARLAAASVTAFALEAAPRTTRAQSLDVLSSQANIAGYKAVLMACQYYQRFMPMLMTAAGTVKAARVLVLGAGVAGLQAIATAKRLGAVVEASDVRPAVKEQIESLGAKFVDVPFETDEEREAAQGVGGYARPMPPSWLARQSALVHERAKAADIVISTALIPGRPAPTLVSVETVKHMKPGSVIVDLAAGRGPEFEGRKGGNCPLTEVDQVVTKHGVHIVGHTNLASMVAADASALYARNLLDFLKLILTKEGTLNIDLADDIVAATLQCRDGQLARATA, encoded by the coding sequence CAAAGCGGCGCGGGCGTGCGGGCGAGCTATATCGACGACGCGTTCGCGCAAGCGGGCGCCGATATCGTCGATGCCGCCACCGCGTTATCAGCCGAAATCGTGCTCAAGGTCCAGTCCCCGTCCGCCGAAGAACTCGCGACGATGAAAGCGGGCGCCGTGCTCATCGGCATGCTCGATCCGTTCAACACCGAGAACACCGCGCGGCTCGCCGCCGCGAGCGTGACCGCGTTCGCGCTCGAAGCCGCACCGCGCACGACGCGGGCGCAGAGCCTCGACGTGCTGTCGTCGCAGGCGAACATCGCCGGCTACAAGGCCGTGCTGATGGCCTGCCAGTACTACCAGCGATTCATGCCGATGCTCATGACCGCCGCCGGCACCGTGAAAGCGGCGCGTGTGCTCGTCCTGGGCGCGGGCGTCGCGGGCCTTCAGGCAATCGCGACGGCGAAGCGCCTCGGCGCCGTGGTCGAAGCGTCGGATGTGCGGCCGGCCGTGAAGGAGCAGATCGAATCGCTCGGCGCGAAGTTCGTCGACGTGCCCTTCGAAACCGACGAGGAACGCGAGGCGGCTCAAGGCGTCGGCGGCTATGCGCGGCCGATGCCGCCGAGCTGGCTCGCGCGGCAGTCGGCGCTGGTGCACGAACGCGCGAAGGCCGCCGACATCGTCATTTCGACGGCGCTGATTCCCGGCCGTCCCGCGCCGACGCTCGTCTCGGTGGAAACGGTGAAGCACATGAAACCGGGGTCGGTGATCGTCGATCTCGCCGCCGGACGCGGCCCCGAGTTCGAAGGCAGAAAAGGCGGCAACTGTCCGCTGACCGAAGTGGATCAGGTGGTGACGAAGCACGGCGTGCATATCGTCGGCCATACGAATCTGGCCTCGATGGTCGCCGCCGACGCCTCCGCGCTCTACGCGCGCAATCTGCTCGACTTCCTGAAGCTGATCCTGACGAAGGAAGGCACGCTCAACATCGACCTCGCGGACGACATCGTCGCGGCCACGCTTCAGTGCCGCGACGGACAGCTCGCCCGCGCGACCGCCTGA
- a CDS encoding Fis family transcriptional regulator has translation MSRHNIEQCVRQSLDSYFQDLDGSNPHDVYDMVISCVEKPMLEVVLEQAGGNQSLAAEYLGINRNTLRKKLQQHGLI, from the coding sequence ATGAGCAGACATAACATCGAACAATGCGTCCGCCAGAGCCTCGACAGCTATTTTCAGGACCTGGACGGCTCCAACCCGCACGACGTGTACGACATGGTGATCTCGTGCGTGGAAAAACCGATGCTCGAAGTGGTGCTCGAGCAGGCGGGCGGCAATCAGTCGCTCGCGGCCGAATATCTCGGCATCAACCGCAACACGCTACGCAAGAAGCTCCAGCAGCACGGATTGATTTGA
- a CDS encoding class I SAM-dependent RNA methyltransferase → MSSPLFDWFVPCPRGLEAPLAAELAEIGERHVSTAPLTGSGPLTVGAQVPGGVHFRGGWVAGMAVNLHSRIASRVLLKIAQGPYRNEHDIYELTHRQRWEQWFTPSQTMRVDLTAIKSPLKSLEFTTLRVKDAVCDRLRDLSGARPSIDTAQPDVRVFAFLTLNECTLYLDTSGEPLFKRGWRLDKGAAPLRENLAAGILRLTGWTPGTPLFDPMCGSGTFLAEAAQTALNIAPGSERRFGFEKLKPFHPGMWQKLKNAAIEAKRAGRANAANINIFGSDISGDMLGKARANLSRAGVPELSLKQVDARNMTPPTDAPGILVANPPYGERIEVRGRGPRGEIRDTARSRREDDDAFARAQPDPADTEFFVSFGNALKQRFPGWRAYVLTSDRKLPGMLRLRESTKTPLFNGALECRLFRFDLVAGSVRNRADD, encoded by the coding sequence ATGTCCTCCCCTCTCTTCGACTGGTTTGTCCCCTGCCCGCGCGGTCTCGAAGCGCCGCTCGCCGCCGAGCTTGCCGAGATCGGGGAGCGTCACGTCAGCACCGCGCCGCTCACGGGAAGCGGTCCGCTCACCGTCGGCGCGCAAGTGCCGGGCGGCGTGCACTTTCGGGGCGGCTGGGTCGCGGGCATGGCGGTAAATCTGCATTCGCGTATCGCGAGCCGTGTGCTGCTGAAGATCGCGCAGGGACCGTATCGCAACGAGCACGATATCTACGAACTCACGCATCGGCAGCGGTGGGAACAGTGGTTCACGCCGAGCCAAACCATGCGCGTCGATCTCACCGCGATCAAATCGCCGCTCAAGAGTCTCGAATTCACGACGCTGCGCGTGAAAGACGCCGTGTGCGACCGCCTGCGCGACCTGAGCGGCGCGCGCCCGAGCATCGACACGGCGCAGCCCGACGTGCGCGTCTTCGCGTTCCTCACGTTGAACGAGTGCACGCTTTATCTCGACACCTCCGGCGAACCGCTCTTCAAGCGCGGCTGGCGGCTCGACAAGGGTGCCGCCCCCCTGCGCGAGAACCTTGCCGCGGGCATTTTGCGCTTGACCGGATGGACGCCCGGCACGCCGCTCTTCGATCCGATGTGCGGCAGCGGCACGTTCCTCGCCGAGGCCGCGCAGACCGCGCTCAACATCGCGCCGGGCAGCGAGCGGCGTTTCGGCTTCGAAAAGCTCAAGCCGTTCCATCCGGGCATGTGGCAGAAGCTCAAGAACGCCGCGATCGAAGCAAAGCGCGCAGGTCGCGCGAACGCCGCGAACATCAATATCTTCGGCAGCGACATTTCCGGCGACATGCTCGGCAAGGCGCGTGCGAACCTGAGCCGCGCGGGTGTGCCGGAACTGTCGCTCAAGCAGGTCGATGCCCGCAACATGACGCCGCCCACCGACGCGCCCGGCATTCTCGTCGCGAATCCGCCGTATGGCGAACGCATCGAAGTGCGCGGACGCGGCCCGCGCGGCGAGATCCGCGACACGGCCCGTTCGCGCCGCGAGGACGACGACGCTTTCGCCCGCGCGCAGCCCGATCCCGCCGACACCGAATTCTTCGTCTCGTTCGGCAACGCGCTCAAGCAACGCTTTCCCGGCTGGCGCGCTTACGTGCTTACGTCCGACCGCAAGCTGCCCGGCATGCTGCGGCTGCGCGAATCGACCAAGACGCCGCTTTTCAACGGCGCGCTCGAATGCCGGCTGTTCCGCTTCGACCTCGTGGCGGGCAGCGTGCGCAACCGGGCAGATGACTAG
- a CDS encoding NAD(P)(+) transhydrogenase (Re/Si-specific) subunit beta gives MSMNVVTLLYLIASVCFIQALKGLSNPKTARIGNTFGMAGMAIAIFTTLALITKQAADLGSNLSLGLSLLFAALIIGGAAGAYIAAKVEMTKMPELVAAMHSLIGLAAVCIAYAVVSEPSAFGLAPPGYLIPYGNRVELFIGTFVGAITFSGSVIAFGKLSGKYKFRLFQGAPVVYSGQHLINLLLAVAMIGFGIIFMVTQSWLPFVIMTLIAFALGVLIIIPIGGADMPVVVSMLNSYSGWAAAGIGFSLNNPMLIIAGSLVGSSGAILSYIMCRAMNRSFFNVILGGFGGEAGGAAAGGAQEQRPVKSGSADDAAFMLGNAESVVIVPGYGLAVARAQHALKELTDKLVEKGIDVRYAIHPVAGRMPGHMNVLLAEAEVPYEMVQEMEDINSEFGQTDVVLVLGANDVVNPAAKTDPKSPIAGMPILEAYKARTIIVNKRSMAAGYAGLDNELFYMDKTMMVFGDAKKVVEEMMKAVE, from the coding sequence ATGAGCATGAACGTCGTCACTCTGCTGTATCTGATCGCGTCGGTGTGCTTCATTCAGGCGCTCAAGGGCCTGTCGAATCCGAAGACCGCGCGCATCGGCAATACGTTCGGCATGGCGGGCATGGCGATCGCGATCTTCACGACGCTCGCGCTCATCACAAAGCAAGCCGCTGATCTCGGCTCGAATCTTTCGCTCGGGCTGTCGCTGTTGTTCGCGGCGTTGATCATCGGCGGCGCGGCGGGCGCGTATATCGCGGCCAAAGTCGAGATGACGAAGATGCCCGAGCTTGTCGCGGCGATGCACTCGCTGATCGGTCTCGCGGCCGTGTGCATCGCGTATGCGGTGGTGTCGGAACCGTCCGCCTTTGGACTCGCGCCGCCGGGGTACCTGATTCCGTACGGCAATCGCGTCGAGTTGTTCATCGGCACGTTCGTCGGCGCGATCACGTTTTCGGGATCGGTGATCGCGTTCGGCAAGCTCTCGGGCAAGTACAAGTTCCGGCTCTTTCAGGGCGCGCCGGTCGTGTATTCGGGGCAGCATTTGATCAATTTGCTGCTGGCCGTGGCGATGATCGGCTTCGGCATCATTTTCATGGTGACGCAGTCGTGGCTGCCGTTCGTCATCATGACGCTGATCGCGTTCGCACTCGGCGTGCTCATCATCATTCCGATCGGCGGCGCGGACATGCCGGTCGTCGTCTCGATGCTCAATTCGTACTCGGGATGGGCGGCGGCGGGCATCGGCTTCTCGCTCAACAATCCGATGTTGATCATCGCCGGATCGCTCGTCGGTTCGTCGGGCGCGATTCTCTCGTACATCATGTGCCGCGCGATGAACCGCTCGTTCTTCAATGTGATTCTGGGCGGCTTCGGCGGCGAAGCGGGCGGCGCGGCGGCGGGCGGCGCGCAGGAGCAGCGGCCGGTGAAATCCGGTTCCGCCGATGACGCCGCCTTCATGCTCGGCAACGCGGAAAGCGTGGTGATCGTGCCCGGTTATGGACTGGCCGTCGCGCGCGCGCAGCATGCGCTGAAGGAGTTGACGGACAAGCTCGTTGAAAAGGGCATCGACGTGCGGTACGCGATTCACCCGGTCGCGGGACGCATGCCGGGGCACATGAACGTGCTGCTCGCGGAAGCCGAAGTGCCGTACGAGATGGTTCAGGAGATGGAGGACATCAACAGCGAATTCGGGCAGACGGACGTGGTGCTCGTGCTCGGGGCCAACGACGTAGTGAACCCGGCTGCGAAGACGGACCCGAAATCGCCCATCGCGGGCATGCCGATTCTTGAAGCCTATAAGGCGCGGACGATCATCGTGAACAAGCGGTCGATGGCGGCGGGCTACGCCGGGCTCGACAACGAACTGTTCTATATGGACAAGACGATGATGGTGTTCGGAGATGCGAAGAAGGTGGTCGAGGAGATGATGAAGGCGGTGGAGTGA
- the purH gene encoding bifunctional phosphoribosylaminoimidazolecarboxamide formyltransferase/IMP cyclohydrolase has translation MIKQALISVSDKSGIVEFAQSLSQLGVRLLSTGGTAKLLADAGLPVTEVADYTGFPEMLDGRVKTLHPKVHGGILARRDLPEHMAALEKHEIPTIDLLVVNLYPFVQTVAKEQCSLEDAIENIDIGGPTMLRSAAKNHRDVTVIVDPADYAAVLNEMRANNNSVGYATNFRLATKVFAHTAQYDGAITNYLTSLTETLQHSERNTYPATFNLAFEKVQDLRYGENPHQSAAFYRDLSVPAGALANYEQLQGKELSYNNIADSDAAWECVKTFDAPACVIIKHANPCGVAVGANAHEAYSKAFQTDPTSAFGGIIAFNREVDEAAAQAVAKQFVEVLIAPSFSEAARAVFAAKQNVRLLQIALGDGHNAFDLKRVGGGLLVQSLDSKNVQPHELRVVTKRHPTPKEMDDLMFAWRVAKFVKSNAIVFCGGGMTLGVGAGQMSRVDSARIAGIKAQNAGLSLNGSAVASDAFFPFRDGLDVVVNAGATCVIQPGGSMRDDEVVAAADEHNVAMLLTGTRHFRH, from the coding sequence ATGATCAAGCAAGCGCTCATCTCGGTTTCCGACAAGTCCGGCATCGTCGAATTCGCCCAATCGCTCTCGCAGCTGGGCGTCCGGCTTCTCTCGACCGGCGGCACGGCGAAACTGCTCGCGGACGCGGGTCTGCCCGTGACCGAAGTCGCCGACTACACCGGCTTTCCGGAAATGCTGGATGGGCGCGTGAAGACGCTGCATCCCAAGGTGCACGGCGGCATTCTCGCGCGCCGCGATCTGCCGGAGCACATGGCGGCGCTTGAAAAGCACGAGATTCCGACGATCGACCTGCTCGTCGTCAACCTGTATCCGTTCGTGCAGACGGTCGCCAAGGAACAGTGCTCGCTGGAAGACGCGATCGAGAACATCGATATCGGCGGGCCGACCATGCTGCGCTCGGCGGCGAAGAATCATCGTGATGTGACCGTCATCGTCGATCCGGCTGACTACGCCGCCGTGCTCAACGAAATGCGCGCGAACAACAACAGCGTCGGCTACGCGACGAACTTCCGGCTCGCGACCAAAGTCTTCGCGCACACCGCGCAGTACGACGGCGCGATCACCAACTATCTGACAAGCCTCACCGAAACGCTTCAGCACAGCGAGCGCAACACGTACCCCGCCACGTTCAATCTGGCGTTCGAGAAAGTGCAAGATCTGCGCTACGGCGAAAACCCGCATCAAAGCGCGGCGTTCTACCGCGATCTTTCGGTGCCCGCCGGCGCGCTCGCCAATTACGAGCAACTGCAGGGCAAGGAACTCTCGTACAACAACATCGCGGATTCGGACGCCGCGTGGGAATGCGTGAAGACGTTCGACGCGCCGGCGTGCGTCATCATCAAGCACGCGAATCCGTGCGGTGTCGCCGTCGGCGCGAACGCGCACGAGGCGTACTCGAAGGCGTTCCAGACCGATCCGACCTCGGCGTTCGGCGGCATCATCGCGTTCAATCGCGAAGTGGACGAAGCGGCGGCGCAGGCCGTGGCGAAGCAGTTCGTCGAAGTGCTGATCGCGCCTTCGTTCAGCGAAGCCGCGCGCGCCGTGTTCGCCGCGAAGCAGAACGTGCGCTTGCTGCAAATCGCGCTCGGCGACGGTCACAACGCGTTCGACCTCAAGCGCGTGGGCGGCGGCCTGCTGGTCCAGTCGCTCGATTCGAAGAATGTGCAGCCGCATGAACTGCGCGTGGTGACCAAGCGCCATCCGACGCCGAAGGAAATGGACGATCTGATGTTCGCCTGGCGCGTGGCGAAGTTCGTGAAGTCGAACGCCATCGTGTTCTGCGGCGGCGGCATGACGCTCGGCGTCGGCGCGGGCCAGATGAGCCGCGTGGATTCGGCGCGCATCGCGGGCATCAAGGCGCAGAACGCAGGACTCTCGCTCAACGGCTCGGCGGTCGCATCGGATGCGTTTTTCCCGTTCCGCGACGGCCTCGACGTCGTAGTGAACGCGGGCGCGACCTGCGTGATCCAGCCGGGCGGCTCCATGCGCGACGACGAAGTGGTCGCCGCCGCCGACGAGCACAACGTCGCGATGCTCCTCACCGGCACGCGCCATTTCCGCCATTAA
- the dusB gene encoding tRNA dihydrouridine synthase DusB gives MPTIGPHVLRNNLFVAPMAGVTDRPFRQLCKRMGAGYAVSEMVASNAQLWKSEKTMRRANHAGEVEPIAVQIAGADPQMLAEAARHNVANGAQIIDINMGCPAKKVCNVAAGSALLQNEPLVARIVEAVVQAVGVGPDAVPVTLKIRTGWNRENKNALTIARIAQDAGISMLTVHGRTRADLYKGDAEYETIAAVKASVRIPVVANGDITTPEKARHVLAATGADAIMIGRAAQGRPWLFREIEHFLATGERMPPPRIDEIQQVMNEHLEDHYAFYGEFTGVRTARKHIGWYTRGLSGANTFRHRMNTLDTTKEQLFAVNEFFDAQKALSDRLVYVDEAGDADEAADEESCGGQNNTDRLLAA, from the coding sequence ATGCCCACTATCGGTCCACACGTTCTGCGCAATAACCTGTTCGTCGCTCCGATGGCAGGCGTCACCGACCGGCCCTTCCGCCAGCTGTGCAAGCGCATGGGCGCGGGCTACGCGGTGTCGGAGATGGTCGCGTCGAACGCACAGTTGTGGAAGAGCGAAAAGACCATGCGCCGCGCGAACCACGCGGGCGAGGTCGAGCCAATCGCCGTGCAGATTGCGGGCGCGGACCCGCAGATGCTCGCCGAAGCCGCGCGTCACAACGTCGCGAACGGCGCGCAGATCATCGACATCAACATGGGCTGCCCGGCCAAGAAGGTGTGCAACGTCGCGGCGGGATCGGCGCTCTTGCAGAACGAACCGCTGGTCGCGCGCATCGTCGAGGCGGTGGTGCAGGCGGTCGGCGTCGGCCCGGACGCGGTGCCGGTCACGCTCAAGATTCGCACGGGGTGGAATCGCGAGAACAAGAATGCGCTGACCATTGCGCGGATCGCGCAAGACGCCGGCATCTCCATGCTCACCGTTCACGGACGCACGCGCGCCGATCTGTACAAAGGCGACGCGGAATACGAGACCATCGCAGCCGTTAAGGCGTCGGTGAGAATTCCGGTCGTCGCGAACGGCGATATCACGACGCCCGAGAAAGCGCGCCACGTGCTCGCGGCAACCGGCGCCGACGCCATCATGATCGGCCGCGCGGCGCAGGGCCGGCCGTGGCTTTTCCGCGAGATCGAGCACTTCCTTGCGACGGGCGAGCGCATGCCGCCGCCGCGCATCGACGAGATCCAGCAGGTCATGAACGAACACCTCGAAGACCACTACGCGTTCTACGGGGAGTTCACCGGCGTTCGGACTGCGCGCAAGCACATCGGCTGGTACACTCGCGGCCTTTCCGGCGCCAACACCTTTCGGCACCGGATGAATACGCTCGACACGACCAAAGAACAATTGTTCGCTGTCAACGAATTCTTCGACGCGCAAAAGGCGCTGTCAGACCGCCTCGTTTATGTCGACGAGGCCGGGGACGCCGACGAAGCGGCCGATGAAGAATCGTGCGGCGGACAGAACAACACAGACCGACTACTTGCCGCATGA
- a CDS encoding NAD(P) transhydrogenase subunit alpha produces the protein MDVINHTVINLIIFVLAIYVGYHVVWNVTPALHTPLMAVTNAISAIVIVGAMLAVGLTVGGTGKFFGALAVLLAAVNVFGGFLVTRRMLEMFKKKEPRKLTSKEGA, from the coding sequence ATGGACGTCATCAACCATACGGTGATCAACCTCATCATCTTCGTGCTGGCGATCTACGTCGGTTATCACGTCGTCTGGAACGTGACGCCCGCGCTGCACACCCCGCTCATGGCCGTGACGAACGCCATTTCGGCCATCGTGATCGTCGGCGCGATGCTCGCGGTCGGGCTGACGGTGGGCGGCACGGGCAAGTTCTTCGGCGCGCTCGCGGTGCTGCTCGCGGCGGTGAACGTGTTCGGCGGCTTTCTCGTGACGCGGCGCATGCTCGAAATGTTCAAGAAAAAGGAGCCGAGGAAGCTGACCAGCAAGGAGGGCGCGTAA
- a CDS encoding aminopeptidase P N-terminal domain-containing protein has translation MNSITELGSPIAVDVYRSRRERVLAQLRAQGGGVAVLSTAPEVMRNRDTDYAFRHDSYFYYLTGFSEPEATLVLNASAQDGEPASILFCREKNAERETWEGFRYGPEAAADAFGFDAAFAIGALDDHIPRLLADQPALFYALGTSAELDATVRRWLDTVRAQSRSGVRAPTRAQHLLPIIDEMRLVKDAHEIALMRRAASISAEAHCRAMRACRPGMREYELEAELLYTFRRRGAQAPAYGSIVAAGANACVLHYPAGNAILRDGDLILIDAACELDGYASDITRTFPANGRFTPAQRELYDIVLAAQSAAIDATRAGVGFDAPHQAAVHVLSQGLLDTGILDKTKYGSAENVIAERAYARFYMHRTGHWLGMDVHDAGEYREADGPRDEQGARPWRTLAAGNVLTIEPGLYVRAAEDVPERYWNTGIRIEDDALVTPGGCELLTREVPVAADEIEALMRESISH, from the coding sequence ATGAACTCAATCACCGAACTGGGCAGCCCGATTGCCGTCGATGTCTACCGCAGCCGCCGCGAGCGCGTGCTTGCGCAGTTGCGGGCGCAGGGCGGCGGCGTCGCCGTCCTCTCGACCGCGCCGGAAGTCATGCGCAACCGCGACACGGACTATGCGTTTCGTCACGACAGCTACTTCTATTACCTGACGGGCTTCAGCGAACCCGAGGCGACGCTCGTGCTGAACGCGAGCGCGCAGGACGGCGAGCCAGCGTCCATCCTGTTCTGTCGCGAGAAGAATGCCGAGCGGGAGACCTGGGAAGGCTTTCGCTACGGACCGGAGGCGGCCGCCGACGCATTCGGTTTCGATGCCGCCTTCGCCATCGGCGCGCTCGACGACCACATCCCGCGCCTTCTCGCGGACCAGCCCGCGCTGTTCTACGCGCTCGGCACATCGGCCGAACTCGACGCCACGGTCCGCCGCTGGCTCGACACCGTGCGCGCGCAGAGCCGCAGCGGCGTGCGCGCGCCGACGCGGGCGCAGCATCTGCTGCCGATCATCGACGAAATGCGGCTCGTGAAGGACGCGCACGAGATCGCGCTCATGCGCCGCGCCGCATCGATTTCCGCCGAGGCGCACTGCCGCGCGATGCGCGCTTGCCGCCCCGGCATGCGCGAGTACGAACTCGAAGCCGAGCTGCTTTACACGTTCCGGCGGCGCGGCGCGCAAGCGCCTGCGTATGGCTCCATCGTGGCCGCGGGCGCGAATGCTTGCGTGCTGCATTACCCGGCGGGCAATGCGATTCTGCGCGACGGCGATCTCATTCTGATCGACGCCGCCTGCGAACTGGACGGCTACGCATCCGACATCACGCGCACGTTTCCGGCAAACGGCCGTTTCACGCCGGCGCAGCGCGAGCTCTATGACATCGTGCTCGCCGCGCAATCCGCCGCCATCGACGCGACGCGCGCAGGCGTGGGTTTCGACGCACCGCATCAGGCGGCGGTCCACGTACTGTCGCAGGGTCTGCTCGACACCGGCATTCTCGACAAGACGAAGTACGGCAGCGCCGAGAACGTCATCGCGGAACGGGCCTATGCGCGCTTTTACATGCACCGCACGGGCCATTGGCTCGGCATGGACGTGCACGACGCGGGCGAGTATCGCGAGGCCGACGGTCCGCGCGATGAGCAAGGCGCGCGGCCTTGGCGCACGCTCGCCGCCGGCAACGTGCTGACTATCGAGCCGGGCCTGTACGTGCGCGCGGCCGAAGACGTGCCCGAGCGTTACTGGAACACAGGCATCCGTATCGAAGACGACGCGCTCGTCACGCCCGGCGGCTGCGAGCTGCTCACGCGCGAAGTTCCCGTCGCCGCCGACGAGATCGAGGCGCTCATGCGCGAATCCATCAGCCATTGA
- the ruvC gene encoding crossover junction endodeoxyribonuclease RuvC: MRILGIDPGLRVTGFGIIDMAGHSLNYVTSGVIKTADADLPSRLNTIFDGISTLIRQHNPDQAAIEKVFVNVNPQSTLLLGQARGAAICGLVASGVPVAEYTALQLKQAVVGYGRATKEQMQQMVVRLLNLSGVPSTDAADALGMAICHAHGGTGLATLGGIAPSLAKKGLRVRRGRLIG; the protein is encoded by the coding sequence ATGAGAATCCTAGGCATCGACCCCGGCCTGCGCGTGACGGGCTTCGGCATCATCGACATGGCGGGGCACTCGCTCAACTATGTGACGAGCGGCGTCATCAAGACCGCCGACGCCGATTTGCCTTCGCGCCTGAACACCATCTTCGACGGCATTTCGACGCTGATCCGCCAGCACAACCCGGATCAGGCGGCTATCGAAAAAGTCTTCGTCAACGTCAATCCTCAGTCGACGCTGCTGCTCGGGCAGGCGCGCGGCGCGGCCATTTGCGGGCTCGTCGCGAGCGGCGTGCCGGTCGCCGAATACACCGCGCTGCAATTGAAGCAGGCTGTTGTCGGCTACGGCCGCGCGACGAAGGAGCAGATGCAGCAGATGGTCGTGCGCCTGCTGAACCTTTCGGGCGTGCCGAGCACCGACGCCGCCGATGCCCTCGGCATGGCCATCTGTCACGCGCACGGCGGCACGGGGCTCGCGACGCTCGGCGGCATTGCGCCGTCGCTCGCGAAGAAAGGCTTGCGCGTGCGGCGCGGCAGACTCATCGGCTAA
- a CDS encoding UbiH/UbiF/VisC/COQ6 family ubiquinone biosynthesis hydroxylase: protein MSDTTTQPHYDYDIAIVGAGPVGLALAGWLARRSATSRLSIALIDARTPEAAANDPRSLALSHGSRVMLQPLGFPADVTPIRRIHVSQRGHFGRTLIEHDEHDLPELGYVVRYGSLVGALAKAVRATKVDWLTDTSALPPLQDNESVTLPLQSGGVERTIRVRVLVNAEGGLYQQGPRDVAISTQRRARDYGQTAIVGTVSVSDPQANVAWERFTNQGPIALLPCGGQRHADYSLVWCCSPDEAARRMQLGDDALLAELGVAFGSRMGRFTRIVGRAAYPLGLTALNALVDRRTVAIGNAAQTLHPVAGQGLNLGLRDAQALCDALSVDGPRPLALAHFAQRRALDRRFTIGATDTLARIFTIDFAPLAAARGLALTALEFLPPLKTALARQMMFGQRR from the coding sequence ATGAGCGACACCACCACGCAACCGCATTACGACTACGACATCGCCATCGTCGGCGCGGGGCCGGTCGGGCTTGCGCTCGCCGGGTGGCTCGCGCGACGCAGCGCGACCTCGCGGCTCTCCATCGCGCTGATCGACGCGCGCACGCCCGAAGCCGCCGCGAACGATCCGCGCTCGCTCGCGCTTTCGCACGGCAGCCGCGTGATGCTCCAGCCGCTCGGCTTTCCCGCCGACGTGACGCCGATCCGTCGTATTCATGTCTCCCAGCGCGGACATTTCGGACGCACGCTGATCGAGCACGACGAGCACGACTTGCCCGAGCTGGGTTACGTGGTGCGCTACGGCTCGCTCGTCGGCGCGCTCGCGAAGGCCGTGCGTGCGACTAAAGTCGATTGGCTCACCGATACGTCCGCCCTGCCGCCCTTGCAGGACAACGAAAGCGTGACATTGCCGCTGCAATCGGGCGGTGTCGAGCGCACGATCCGGGTGCGCGTGCTGGTCAACGCCGAAGGCGGGCTCTATCAGCAAGGTCCGCGCGATGTCGCAATCTCCACGCAGCGCCGGGCGCGCGATTACGGCCAGACCGCCATCGTCGGCACGGTGAGCGTGTCGGACCCGCAAGCCAATGTCGCGTGGGAACGCTTCACGAACCAGGGGCCGATCGCGCTTCTGCCCTGCGGTGGCCAGCGTCACGCGGATTACTCGCTCGTCTGGTGCTGCTCGCCCGATGAAGCCGCGCGACGCATGCAACTCGGCGACGACGCGTTGCTCGCCGAACTCGGCGTCGCGTTCGGCTCGCGTATGGGGCGCTTCACGCGCATCGTCGGGCGGGCTGCTTATCCGCTCGGGCTGACCGCACTCAACGCGCTGGTCGACCGGCGCACGGTCGCCATCGGCAATGCAGCGCAGACGCTGCATCCGGTGGCAGGTCAGGGCCTGAATCTCGGGCTTCGCGACGCGCAGGCGCTCTGCGACGCCCTCTCCGTCGACGGACCGCGCCCGCTCGCGCTCGCGCATTTCGCACAGCGGCGCGCGCTCGACCGGCGCTTCACCATCGGCGCAACGGATACGCTCGCTCGCATCTTCACGATCGATTTCGCGCCGCTCGCGGCCGCGCGCGGGCTGGCGTTGACCGCGCTCGAATTTCTGCCGCCGCTAAAAACGGCGCTCGCGCGGCAGATGATGTTCGGCCAGCGGCGCTAA